In the Victivallis sp. Marseille-Q1083 genome, one interval contains:
- the clpS gene encoding ATP-dependent Clp protease adapter ClpS, whose amino-acid sequence MPQTEQLLQQRSDTDLAEPPRYRVVLYNDDFTTMDFVVMVLMVVFNHKLAAAEQIMMAVHRQGRGICGVYSFEVAETKVAQVRMLAEEHQYPLRCEMEKE is encoded by the coding sequence ATGCCGCAGACCGAACAACTGCTGCAACAGCGCAGCGACACCGATCTGGCCGAACCGCCGCGTTACCGGGTGGTGCTCTACAACGATGACTTTACGACAATGGATTTCGTCGTCATGGTCCTGATGGTGGTATTCAACCACAAGCTGGCGGCGGCCGAACAGATCATGATGGCGGTCCACCGCCAGGGGCGCGGCATCTGCGGCGTCTATTCGTTCGAAGTGGCGGAAACCAAAGTCGCCCAGGTCCGAATGCTGGCCGAAGAACACCAGTATCCGCTGCGCTGCGAAATGGAAAAGGAGTAA